One uncultured Hyphomonas sp. genomic region harbors:
- a CDS encoding trypsin-like serine protease produces the protein MKSFMRLSVVIAAVLGLATACQTRPEDAPSETQLAWTSTLDADARASDRIVNGDRSSLAQWPYIAVLRHETRSGRLQYFCGGSFVARRWVLTAAHCFEGESRRLEDRWEWSPRAKLEVVGGTDDLGAGDGTVFEVDSVMIHPDYKPTMEVSPGVWEGSENDVALVRIGRTWTGQLARLSSGGPSDSDANGARAFVAGFGKQADSGAQARLETFRIGATDRTGQAGSRYLYHAMLPMKPPEVCGAQYADLAYDGSTQICAGRKFGGTDSCQGDSGGPLVALDASERTYQVGIVSYGFECAAAKSEGVYTRVSPYRDWIETTARGAMFVDADPEQVFVATAETMEAMARVLGPTSDQIDLSVTQEGEGGNAALNIAVTPKIDGRLIVFELEHSGRINTYFPNDRTPEENAIVKAGQTVRLPEVPWMVIPPAEGGATIYAFVIPESVAFAGDLLPTPARMRTVAEEAQPEREPIDFATRMLTEVANRSSEGGLSDWAAATATY, from the coding sequence ATGAAGAGTTTCATGCGCCTGTCTGTTGTTATCGCTGCAGTTCTGGGGCTTGCAACGGCATGCCAAACCAGGCCCGAAGATGCCCCGAGCGAGACGCAACTCGCATGGACCAGTACGCTCGACGCAGATGCCCGCGCCTCTGACCGCATCGTCAACGGAGACCGCTCCTCGCTGGCGCAGTGGCCCTATATCGCCGTTCTGCGGCACGAGACGCGGAGCGGGCGGCTGCAGTATTTCTGTGGCGGCTCATTCGTCGCCCGCCGCTGGGTGCTGACCGCAGCGCATTGTTTCGAAGGAGAATCCCGCAGGCTGGAGGACCGCTGGGAGTGGAGCCCCCGCGCAAAACTCGAAGTCGTCGGGGGCACGGACGACCTCGGCGCCGGTGACGGAACCGTGTTTGAAGTGGACTCCGTCATGATCCATCCGGACTATAAGCCGACTATGGAAGTCTCACCCGGTGTCTGGGAGGGCTCCGAGAATGACGTTGCACTGGTCCGGATCGGACGCACATGGACCGGCCAGCTGGCCCGACTCTCATCCGGCGGCCCATCCGACAGCGACGCGAATGGCGCCCGCGCCTTCGTGGCCGGTTTCGGGAAGCAGGCAGATTCCGGCGCGCAGGCGAGGCTGGAGACATTCCGCATCGGCGCCACTGACCGCACGGGTCAGGCCGGTTCGCGCTACCTCTACCACGCCATGCTGCCCATGAAGCCGCCGGAGGTCTGCGGCGCGCAATATGCGGATCTGGCCTATGACGGCAGCACGCAGATCTGCGCTGGCCGCAAGTTCGGCGGCACCGACAGCTGCCAGGGCGACAGCGGCGGCCCGCTGGTCGCACTGGATGCGAGTGAGCGCACCTATCAGGTCGGCATTGTCAGCTATGGTTTCGAATGCGCTGCAGCGAAATCCGAAGGCGTCTACACCCGTGTCTCCCCCTATCGCGACTGGATCGAGACGACCGCGCGCGGTGCGATGTTCGTGGATGCAGATCCCGAACAGGTATTCGTGGCGACGGCCGAAACCATGGAAGCCATGGCCCGGGTGCTGGGCCCGACCAGCGACCAGATAGACCTGTCCGTCACGCAGGAAGGCGAAGGAGGCAATGCCGCACTGAACATAGCGGTGACGCCCAAAATCGACGGGCGGCTCATTGTCTTCGAACTCGAGCATTCAGGCCGGATCAACACCTACTTTCCAAACGACCGGACGCCGGAGGAAAATGCCATTGTCAAAGCCGGGCAAACCGTCCGCCTGCCGGAAGTTCCGTGGATGGTCATCCCCCCGGCAGAAGGCGGCGCCACCATCTATGCTTTCGTCATTCCGGAAAGCGTTGCCTTCGCCGGTGACCTTCTGCCAACGCCAGCGCGGATGCGGACCGTCGCCGAAGAGGCGCAGCCGGAGCGGGAGCCCATCGACTTTGCAACCCGCATGCTGACGGAAGTCGCCAACCGGTCCAGTGAAGGTGGCCTGTCAGATTGGGCTGCGGCGACCGCGACTTACTGA
- a CDS encoding trypsin-like serine protease gives MQLAQILRRLTGLALLAVAACASPSSAQSADFPEEDPAWPRTEFTISDGSAGTKGFNTQPARKEDWPFFAALRGTREGVVTYDCGGTAISPEWVLTAAHCVEGASANTSGRWERPGSGQLQIVLGAKDLTAVTSANVYNAVDVRIAPSFTRGGQNKVPVNDIALVRLDRSWNGPVARLSASSASDVDRFFGPAYFAGFGKTDMRQQKPESYTSAEGPFAAYTSILGNAMIPTRSPDACSNDYEVEAYDSASMICAGYDTGIIDSCQGDSGGPLIARDFAGRVYQIGIVSFGESCGVRGKPAVYTRVSGFKDFVLSVVPDAAFVDAKPEKTVYMTKAGLENLIRTLKPADGKIGIRINDGASTFRSGERVRIFVDPSIKGRLWVFDLDPSGTVSCLFPCNAGEVDTALVEPGQSVVLPPGGVSISVSPPTVPGKSTLAAFVLPERMALIGDTLPDLSRTKGPIRTVWQSYSDILVFEVRDAMSDSSPSDPYANTGMGLVTYSVSE, from the coding sequence GTGCAGCTAGCTCAGATCCTAAGGCGCCTGACCGGGCTCGCCCTGCTTGCGGTCGCCGCCTGTGCCTCCCCTTCATCGGCACAATCGGCTGATTTCCCGGAGGAAGACCCGGCCTGGCCGCGAACGGAATTCACGATTTCAGATGGTTCAGCCGGGACGAAAGGATTCAATACCCAACCTGCACGCAAGGAAGACTGGCCATTTTTCGCTGCCCTTCGCGGGACGCGTGAAGGTGTCGTCACCTATGACTGCGGTGGCACGGCCATCTCGCCCGAATGGGTCCTGACAGCGGCGCACTGTGTGGAAGGTGCCTCGGCAAACACGTCAGGGCGGTGGGAGCGGCCAGGCTCTGGTCAGCTGCAGATTGTGCTCGGCGCCAAAGACCTGACAGCCGTTACCAGCGCGAATGTCTATAACGCAGTGGACGTACGGATCGCCCCCAGCTTCACGCGCGGCGGCCAGAACAAGGTTCCCGTGAATGACATCGCTCTGGTCCGGCTGGACAGGTCTTGGAACGGTCCCGTCGCACGGCTGTCCGCCAGCAGCGCGTCGGACGTCGACCGCTTCTTCGGCCCCGCCTACTTTGCCGGTTTCGGCAAGACCGACATGCGGCAGCAAAAGCCGGAGTCCTACACGTCAGCGGAAGGCCCCTTCGCCGCGTACACCAGCATTCTCGGCAATGCGATGATCCCGACGCGCAGCCCGGACGCCTGCAGCAATGATTACGAAGTGGAAGCCTATGACAGCGCCAGCATGATCTGCGCCGGATATGACACCGGAATTATCGACTCCTGCCAGGGCGACAGCGGCGGCCCGCTCATCGCCAGGGACTTCGCTGGCAGGGTCTACCAGATCGGCATTGTCAGCTTCGGGGAGAGTTGTGGCGTGCGGGGCAAGCCGGCTGTCTATACGCGCGTATCCGGCTTCAAGGATTTCGTGCTGTCCGTCGTGCCCGACGCTGCTTTCGTGGACGCCAAGCCGGAAAAGACCGTCTACATGACGAAAGCCGGGCTTGAAAATCTGATCCGGACGCTCAAACCCGCCGACGGCAAAATTGGCATCCGTATCAATGACGGCGCTTCGACATTCCGGTCCGGGGAACGGGTCCGGATATTTGTCGACCCTTCGATAAAGGGCCGCCTCTGGGTCTTTGATCTCGATCCGTCCGGCACCGTCAGCTGCCTCTTCCCCTGCAATGCGGGCGAAGTCGACACGGCACTTGTCGAGCCCGGCCAGTCTGTCGTTCTGCCACCCGGAGGGGTCTCGATCAGCGTGTCACCGCCGACCGTCCCTGGCAAAAGCACGCTGGCCGCGTTCGTCCTGCCGGAACGCATGGCCCTGATCGGTGATACGCTGCCCGATCTCAGCCGCACCAAGGGGCCGATCAGGACGGTGTGGCAGTCTTACTCCGACATCCTCGTGTTTGAAGTCCGGGACGCAATGTCAGATTCCTCCCCTTCCGATCCCTATGCCAATACCGGCATGGGCTTGGTCACATATAGCGTCAGCGAGTGA
- a CDS encoding TonB-dependent receptor has translation MHPKTRLALYALAATALTPVMPAWAQDTGDQEDTTRKLGPVTVTAQRREEDLLDVPLSVTAIGSERLELTGAVDITSIQRSTPNATIEVARGSNSTLIAFIRGVGQQDPLWGFEPGVGLYVDDVYIARPQGAILDIFDVERVEVLRGPQGTLYGRNTIGGAIKYVTKPLGGEPDLKVKANLGSYSQADVIVSGSTPLSDTFAVGGAIAKYTRDGYGKNLNTGAEHYNKDLLAYRLSAEWTPTDDFSLRFAYDKSEDDSNAKHGHRLLPSADGTIPVTSDVYDTRAGIGDDNSVETEGYSLTAQWDVNDIVTLKSITAYREGSTITPIDFDALPQPDFDVPAYYNDDQFSQEFQLLYNNGPLSGVAGIYYLDGNADGAFDVILSSLGLSIYQGGAQEKENFSIYGDFTYELNDKWSVSLGGRYTEDKTTADVLREAWLGLGTGSFDPSNTTSVFLVTQTDYQGVERKDDQFTPRVSVSYKPTDDLNLYATYAQGFKAGGFDPRAREDLDPTGLSRQGFGPEQVDSYELGMKGSFFDDSLLLNTAVFFADYTDQQITVQSGADTDNDGVNDTFVSSVFNAGASEYKGLEIEGTWFATDNLTLFATLGYIDAQINEILSGGVNVADAFVTQNTPELQGQISANYNFDLGADRGDLSLTGTVSGRDEYYLFNVPNEGFPAGQNAIFPGGGPKLDPSGYYLFDLSAVWTSPSGKYRVGAHGRNLTDQEYRVAAYNFVTPSQLGLDAAYSAFYGPPRTFTVSLSADF, from the coding sequence ATGCACCCGAAAACCAGACTCGCATTGTATGCGCTCGCCGCGACGGCCTTGACCCCCGTTATGCCCGCCTGGGCACAGGACACCGGCGATCAGGAAGACACGACTCGCAAACTGGGCCCCGTCACGGTTACCGCGCAACGGCGCGAAGAAGACCTTCTGGACGTGCCCCTGTCCGTCACAGCCATCGGCTCCGAGCGCCTGGAACTCACCGGCGCGGTCGATATCACCTCCATCCAGCGCTCCACTCCGAACGCCACGATTGAAGTCGCACGCGGATCGAACTCGACGCTGATCGCCTTCATCCGCGGTGTCGGCCAGCAAGACCCGCTCTGGGGCTTCGAGCCGGGCGTCGGCCTCTATGTCGATGACGTCTACATCGCCCGCCCTCAGGGCGCGATCCTCGACATTTTCGACGTCGAGCGCGTTGAAGTTCTGCGCGGCCCGCAAGGCACGCTTTATGGACGCAACACAATTGGCGGCGCGATCAAATATGTGACGAAGCCGCTGGGCGGCGAACCGGACCTGAAGGTCAAGGCCAATCTCGGCAGCTACAGCCAGGCCGACGTCATCGTATCCGGCTCCACACCGCTCAGCGACACGTTCGCCGTTGGCGGCGCCATCGCGAAGTACACGCGAGACGGTTACGGCAAGAACCTCAATACAGGCGCTGAGCATTACAACAAGGACCTGCTGGCCTATCGCCTCAGCGCCGAATGGACCCCGACGGACGATTTCTCGCTCCGGTTCGCTTATGACAAGTCCGAAGACGACTCCAATGCGAAGCACGGCCATCGCCTCCTTCCGAGTGCAGACGGCACGATCCCGGTTACCAGCGATGTTTACGACACCCGCGCCGGTATTGGTGACGACAACTCGGTCGAGACGGAAGGCTACTCTCTGACGGCTCAGTGGGACGTGAACGACATCGTCACCCTGAAATCGATCACGGCCTATCGCGAAGGCTCCACCATTACGCCCATCGACTTCGACGCCCTGCCCCAGCCGGACTTCGATGTGCCTGCGTACTACAATGATGATCAGTTCTCGCAGGAATTCCAGCTTCTCTACAATAACGGCCCGCTGAGCGGCGTTGCCGGCATTTACTACCTGGATGGCAATGCTGACGGCGCCTTTGACGTCATCCTCAGCTCCCTTGGCCTCTCGATCTACCAGGGGGGCGCGCAGGAGAAAGAGAACTTCTCCATCTATGGCGACTTCACCTACGAACTGAACGACAAGTGGAGCGTGTCGCTTGGCGGCCGCTACACCGAAGACAAGACGACGGCTGACGTTCTCCGTGAAGCCTGGCTTGGCCTCGGAACAGGGTCGTTCGATCCGTCGAACACGACGTCCGTTTTCCTCGTCACCCAGACCGACTATCAGGGCGTCGAGCGGAAGGACGACCAGTTCACGCCGCGCGTGTCCGTATCTTACAAGCCGACTGACGACCTGAACCTCTACGCAACCTACGCACAGGGCTTCAAGGCAGGCGGCTTCGACCCGCGGGCCCGTGAAGACCTCGACCCGACCGGCCTCTCCCGCCAGGGCTTTGGCCCGGAACAGGTCGACTCCTACGAGTTGGGGATGAAAGGCTCGTTCTTCGATGACAGCCTCTTGCTCAACACGGCCGTGTTCTTTGCGGACTATACGGATCAGCAGATCACCGTTCAGAGCGGCGCAGACACCGACAATGACGGCGTCAACGACACGTTCGTATCGTCCGTGTTCAACGCTGGCGCGTCCGAATACAAAGGCCTGGAAATCGAGGGCACCTGGTTTGCCACCGACAACCTGACCCTGTTCGCAACGCTCGGCTATATCGACGCCCAGATCAATGAGATCCTGTCTGGCGGCGTCAACGTCGCCGACGCATTCGTGACGCAGAACACGCCGGAACTGCAGGGCCAGATTTCCGCGAACTATAACTTTGACCTAGGCGCAGACCGCGGAGACCTCTCTCTGACCGGGACAGTGTCCGGCCGTGACGAGTACTATCTGTTCAACGTTCCGAACGAAGGCTTCCCGGCCGGTCAGAACGCAATCTTCCCGGGCGGCGGACCGAAGCTGGATCCGTCTGGTTACTACCTCTTCGACCTCAGCGCCGTCTGGACTTCGCCCTCCGGCAAGTACCGGGTTGGCGCGCATGGCCGGAACCTGACTGATCAGGAGTACCGCGTGGCAGCCTATAACTTCGTCACGCCGAGCCAGCTCGGTCTTGATGCCGCCTACTCGGCCTTCTACGGCCCGCCGCGGACCTTCACTGTTTCGCTGTCAGCTGACTTCTAA
- a CDS encoding 2-oxoacid:ferredoxin oxidoreductase subunit beta, whose protein sequence is MTSFVKPKIRRLNEPTNGLGKTRADYDGAMSTLCAGCGHDSVTAALARSFYELSTDPKDVVKVSGIGCSSKTTTYFLKDAHGANTVHGRMPSFATGAAAVNKNLTYVGVSGDGDSLSIGLGQMAHAIRRNVDMIYMLENNGVYGLTKGQFSASSDIGSKAKKGATNMLPPIDPAIMALSIGATFVARSFSGDKQQLVSLIKAGIAHRGFALIDVISPCVSFNDHKGSTKSYAHTYQYYHKAVHADYVPPSEEITAAYDEGEAMPVELHDGGSIMLRKLDADYDPTDRASAMEKLMQSQQTQEILTGLLYIDESRPAMAEHKKLPDTPLHSIPYSKLNPGADALRKLQDEFR, encoded by the coding sequence ATGACCTCCTTCGTTAAACCCAAAATCCGTAGACTGAACGAGCCGACCAACGGACTTGGCAAGACACGCGCGGATTATGATGGCGCGATGTCTACCCTCTGCGCCGGCTGTGGCCACGACAGTGTGACCGCTGCCCTTGCCCGCTCTTTCTATGAGCTTTCGACAGACCCGAAAGATGTCGTCAAAGTCTCCGGGATCGGTTGCTCCTCCAAGACGACGACTTACTTCCTGAAGGATGCCCACGGCGCCAACACGGTCCACGGCCGGATGCCCTCCTTCGCAACCGGCGCGGCTGCCGTGAACAAGAACCTCACCTATGTCGGCGTATCGGGCGATGGCGACAGCCTTTCCATCGGGCTCGGTCAGATGGCTCATGCCATTCGGCGCAATGTCGATATGATCTACATGTTGGAGAACAATGGCGTATACGGACTGACGAAAGGCCAGTTTTCGGCGTCCAGCGATATCGGCTCCAAGGCAAAAAAAGGTGCCACAAACATGCTGCCGCCGATCGATCCGGCCATCATGGCGCTCTCCATCGGCGCGACCTTCGTGGCGCGCAGTTTTTCGGGTGACAAGCAACAGCTCGTTTCCCTCATCAAGGCCGGGATCGCGCATCGGGGCTTTGCCCTGATCGACGTGATCTCCCCCTGTGTTAGCTTCAATGACCACAAGGGGTCCACCAAGTCCTACGCCCACACATATCAATACTACCACAAGGCCGTGCACGCCGATTATGTGCCGCCGAGCGAAGAGATCACAGCCGCCTACGACGAAGGCGAAGCCATGCCGGTGGAATTGCATGATGGTGGTTCCATCATGCTTCGCAAGCTGGACGCGGACTATGACCCGACCGACCGGGCATCGGCCATGGAGAAGCTGATGCAGAGCCAGCAGACGCAGGAAATCCTGACAGGCCTGCTCTATATCGACGAATCCCGCCCGGCGATGGCAGAACACAAAAAACTTCCGGATACGCCATTGCATTCCATCCCCTATTCGAAACTCAATCCGGGGGCGGACGCCCTTCGCAAGCTTCAGGACGAGTTCCGCTAA
- a CDS encoding TetR/AcrR family transcriptional regulator — MNKTEPRLDRRTAILDAAEEQFAKHGYDGVTLRAIARRAGVDLALPNYYFGPKRDLFDAVLFRRAEILNKARLDQLDQCLVESDQAPSVEAIIRAYLEPMLTGEQVEEEGWKNYYALIAYVNNSPEWGGQLMTQFFDPLVYRFMDALRLALPGVEDRDLYWGYHCLSGALTLTFAQTGRIDHLSGGSCRSSDLMDACEHMVQFTTAGFEAFRKQMTADKKGRPRKGPSARR, encoded by the coding sequence GTGAACAAAACAGAACCCCGACTGGACCGGCGGACCGCTATTCTCGATGCGGCTGAGGAACAGTTCGCAAAGCACGGCTATGACGGCGTGACATTGCGGGCAATCGCCAGGCGTGCGGGGGTCGACCTCGCTTTGCCCAATTACTATTTCGGCCCGAAGCGCGACCTGTTCGATGCGGTTCTGTTCCGGCGCGCTGAAATTCTCAACAAGGCCCGTCTGGATCAGTTGGACCAATGTCTTGTGGAAAGCGATCAGGCGCCGAGTGTCGAAGCGATTATCCGCGCCTATCTCGAGCCGATGCTGACGGGAGAGCAGGTCGAGGAAGAGGGCTGGAAAAACTATTACGCCCTCATCGCATATGTGAACAACTCGCCCGAATGGGGCGGGCAACTGATGACCCAGTTCTTCGATCCGCTCGTTTACCGCTTCATGGACGCGCTCCGTCTCGCGCTGCCGGGCGTTGAGGATCGGGATCTGTACTGGGGCTATCATTGCCTGTCAGGCGCCCTGACGCTGACATTCGCCCAGACCGGACGTATTGATCATCTCTCTGGCGGCTCGTGCCGTTCCAGCGACCTGATGGATGCCTGCGAGCACATGGTGCAGTTCACCACGGCCGGATTTGAAGCATTCCGTAAGCAGATGACAGCGGATAAAAAAGGACGGCCCCGCAAAGGGCCGTCCGCGCGTCGTTGA